ATGGAACTTAATGCATACATGGGTTTGGCAAAGCCTGTTTTTCTCTTGAACAAATTTCCCACCACTGATAAGTACAgcccttttacttttcttaactaatgtgaaatatattttgataggTTAGGTTTATTTTTGCAAAGTAGAGTGGTTTGCAAAACAAGCTTGTGGATGCTAAGGGAGGGGTGAGAACCAAgtgcactgggggtgggggtgtgagtAGAGAAACCTTTTATCTGGAGTCACCAAATTCCTGATGGTAAgctactagaattgataaatcattttggaaaatattaaatttgtaaaGTAACATCCAAACTTTTCAGAGCTCCACTCCAGCCACTGGGTGGTGACAGGTAAGAAAAAGTTCACAGTAACTTAGTGAATATAAAGTATTCATTTAAGAGGAAAGGTGCAGTACCAAAATccatggacagaaaaaaaaaaaaaaaaatcaagcttccaataaagaaagaaaacacatttacatattCCCACTTTCAGAGAGGATATGAACAAATAGCAAAAAGCACTTAAACTCAAGAGCCTGCAGTACAGAGCCCCTTCCCACCTATGGTAACCCTTCTAAGGGGACAACCCTGTGACAATATAAGGGCGCAAAATATTGCTCTGTGGCATATtctggaaataatataaaaataatttctatggtACAGTTTGAACTTGGCTTGTAAAATTTCAATGTAACATAGCATAAAATCTACAAACAGAATACACGTAAAAACACCTTCCTTTaacaatatattatttgaaaaaaaaatcatatacccGGGTCTCGTGTGTGTGGGAAATGTGAAGTAAATTACTGAATTAACCTCCACTGGGGTTTAGAAGTATCTAGGATCCTTCTGGAAATTTGCTGTCACTTAGAGACATCTGACCTTCCCGGAAAGGGAATTCTGGCTATATCAGACAAGGCCACTCACAGGCAGGGTCTGCCATGTACCCCGAGCCCAGGGTGTGTACCCCAGTGAGGTTCTCAGGTTTTCTAGAATTGggactctcttccttttctccagtGCCTATGATCCATTTAACCTTTCCCTGATTCACAAGAGGTCCCCAAGTCACAGAAGGATTTGAGAGGACCTCTTGGCCCACATGTAAACAATACAGCAGTTTCTGATAGTTACTGTTCAGCCTGATAAACTAATTTGGTTTGAGAGAACTTTGGCTAAGGACCTGATCTGGAGAGCTCTTTTGAACAACATGGAGTGTTCCTGGTACACTGGACTAGCACATTTGATGTAACAGTAGGTTCTCTCACGATTTCAATACTGTTTAGAGGAAGGGATCCAGATCCCTCACAAAAGGAAACCGCTATTTGTAAACCATGTGGACAAGCACTCACAGATGCGCTGGCAGGCCCAGCCACCTCATGACCAGGCTAAGTTGGGGGCCTTCCACATGGCTGGAGAAGCCACCCAGAGCTAGATCTCAGGCTCTTATTCATGGCACATCTGTCagatggggtggggaagaggaaacTTTGAAATTCAAGGAGATAGAATAAGtcaccatttttaaataatacctaTGGATTGCACTGCCTAGTTTTGAAGGTTTTCCTCTGGTATTGCAATggactgtgtttatttttctcagtttgccttttttttttttttaaccatggcatgagaaagataaaatatttgcatagcCAGTTTTGGCAATTTCTGGTTGGCtgctttaacattaaaaaattaaaacacgaatataattttactttatgcCTTCTTGACTAGTGCACATGAGTTTGGTTTCTAAATGCACAATTAAGCATTTTCAAGGCTGGCTCTCAACCTTCTAAAGTGAGGGGCTAGTGCCATGGCCAGTGTCTATATGTGATGCAATACTTCCTGTGACCTCAACTTTGGGTGGCAAAGCAACTTTGCCTAGCAGGGCACAAAGAATCAGTCCAAAAAGCTGCCACAAACCCTCGTGAtgagagatatttaaaaaattactttttttttttctgagtaacaAAAGAAACCCCAGTAATATGAGGGACATGGATGTTAGTAATTACCACACATTGAAAGTATTGTTCGGCATgaaaagtaaaacttccaaaaaatttcttaaagattctatttaataaataattttaaggaacCACTTATGCAAAACTTAGATAAATTACTGAAAACCCCACGTGCTGtggaataattaaaaacaaaaaggaattacaGGAGATACTCAAATTAGTTTACTATAATTCttcaaacaagtaaaaaaaatcccctcctttttaaaattttattattattattattattattattattattttttgctgctCTTTATGTCAGAGGGAAAAGCATCCTTTCTGGAGAAGGAGAAGCTGGCTCCAATGAAGAGATGGTCTACCTCCTGCATTTTCTGAGGAAACACCCAGAGCAAAGCTGGGCGCTATCTCCTCTCTTTCTTAGGGTTATTAGAAGCTATTCTAAGGCTCTCGAAGGTTTTAAAGTATTCTTTTGCTAGTGAGGATTTTACCCATCTTATCTGGATTTCTTGGAAACAAGATCTCTCTTTAGTGAGGCAGATTTAACTCCTCAGTGTCCTTGGCCAAGAATGGTATTCTCCAGAGGTAATCTTGGAAGGAAGAGGCTGCATATTGCTGCTCAAAACAGGGTAGCTAAggacacatattttatttttttcctcaagaaatgTAGGAGGCACCAAAAAAGGGACCACTCAGGGATGGGAATGCCCCTCACCGTGTCATGGAGCCACAGGCAGGGTTACCCCTACCCTGCAGAGGGGACCCCAATGGGAGTAGCGCCCCTTTACCTGGCTGAACCCAGACAGatgcaggtggaggtggggatgggcTTCCTTCCTGACTTCCCTCAGCCCTTTCCCTTTGGAAAGAGGCACAGGCCAGGTTTCAAAGCAGCCTcgttgcgggggcggggggcggggggggctttACATAGTGACCAAAGGGTCAATCCCTTGCCTCTCTCCTGGGGCACCAATGATCACTTCCTAGGGGTGCTCTGGAGATAGTTCACTGTGGAAGTGTCTTCAAAGAAGAAATGTGAGCAGACTGTCATCTTTGCTCATACATGGGCAATTCCAAATAGTGGTTTCAGAACCCTTGCTTTTTGGACCCAAGGTGTCTTTGGAAAGCTCCTGTCACCTCAGCTGCCCGGCACCGGGGGCCATCACTACCCCTCACCCCGCCCTGCGAGGTAGGTTGTTCGGTGCCCATCCCAGGACGCCTGCGGCTTTGATGGCAGTGTGAATGTTGCTCGGgccaggggtgggaaggggggtgAGTGGGAGGAGCTTTTGCTTATGAGATGGAGGTGCGTATTCCTAAAGGGCCACCGTGACCACCAGAACTTATCAGCGGGGCGGCACAGCGTCTCCTGTCCTCCGAGGACTCGGGAGGGGAAGCAGGTGTGAGCCCGCAGCACAGTCGCCACCCCAGTCCCGGGCTGCGGGTTTGCTTCTTGACCCTGGGTGGTACCGACCGCACACGTGTGACCGCTACATGGAGGAGGTCAGtcgctggggtggggggcgggggtgggagaagaaaaaagcaaaaaaaaaaaaaaaaaaatgtaaaacactccCTTCTAAAAACAAAGGGCtgcaaatttctttatttctcttattgaGGAACAAAAATACTCTTGCAATGGCTATTGAGTTTCCACAGGTACGAGGCAGATGCTAGCTAGCACACCCACTTCCAACAGTATGACTTGTTTCCTATCCGTCTACTACCTGAGTGGCGTCAGTGTAGGTTCAGGCACCATTAGGAACGTTTGACCAAACACGTACACAGCACTGACAGAGGAGTCGCCGGCCTTCCGGTTGACCAGGGCATGTAAAAAAGACACcgacagaatggaaaagaaatccTTTATGGTAAAAGCTGGCGGAGCGCGCGCCGCACTCAGGGCCGGGCCCCGCGCGCCTCGCGCCGCCGCCGCAGCTCCTCGCGGTAGCAGTAGGAGCAGTAGTGCTCGGTCTCGGCGCGTCCGTAGAACGCGCAGTTCTCGCGCTGGCAGCGCCGCTGAGCCAGCCCCGGGCCGCCGCGGCCGCACTCACCGTTCGAGCGGGCGGCCGGCGCGTCGGCGTCGGCGAACTCCAGGCCGTCGCGCGCGGCGCCGAAGCCGTTGGTGTAGGTCTGCGACTTGTGCTCGGCGGTGCCGGCCGCCCCCGCCACGCCGGGCAGGGCGCCGGGCACGGCGCGCGCCAGCGACTCGACCGTGTTGACGGTGCGCAGGGCGGCGGCGCGCGCCGGGCTGTAACTCTGGGACGACAGCGAGCGGTTCTGCTGCGGGTACGTGGCGCACGGCCGCAGCGCGCCCACGGTCGGCGCGCACGCCTCGTCCCGCGCGCCCGCCGACTGCACGTGGATGACGCTCTGGCGCGCCGGCGCCGGCGGGCTGCGGCCAGGGAGCGGTCCGCTGGCGCCAGCGCgtcgcgcgccgccgccgccgccgccgccgccgccgcccgggcccGGGGAggccgcgccgcccgccgccgcccgcgccgcccgcgtGCCCGCCGCCGGCCCGGGACTCGGGCGCTCCTTGAGCTTGAGCACCAGCTGCGTGGGCGGCCCGGCCGGCGGGCCTGGCGAGGCGCGCTCGGAGCCCGGCGCGCCCTCGGTCTCAGGCCTGCGCGGCGGCCGCTTCGCCgtggaggcggcggcggcggcggcgtcgcGGCGCCGCTGCTCCTGCTCGGCACTGAAGCGCTCCTGCGCGCTGGTCAGGTAGTAGCCTATCATCTCTTCGTGGAACTGGTGCCGGTGGCTGGTGAGCAGCAGGCCGGCGAAGATGAACTTGCGCTCGCCCTGCATGGCGGCGCGCAGGATGTTGAGGCTCAGCTTCACGTCCGTGCTGTACTTCCAGGCGTCGCCCCGCTGCCCGCCGCCCTTCTCGGCTGGCGACGCCCCGGCCGCCTTGTCCGTGGGCGACGGCGTGGTCTTTTCCGACGGAGACGTGCTCGCCGACGCACCCGATTCCTCCTTGCTGCCTTTGCGTGACTTGGTCTTCTTCTCCTTGCTGCGCTCGGGGGCGTCGCCGTTCTTGCCGTTGGCGGAGTTAGCGCGGCCCATCTTGCCGTGCACGAGACCTCCCAGGCCACCCATGTTTTTCTTCAGCTTGATGCCCAGCGTCTTGCTGAAGCTGCCCAGCTTGTTGGCCACGGAGTCCGCGCGGGTCTTGTCCTTTTCCTTGcgttgcttctctttctctttgtctttgccaTTCTTGCCATTATTGCTGTTGGAATTGCTGCACACCGAGTCGCGGTCCGAGTCCAGGGAGTCGGCCAGGGACTGCACGTCCTCCCCCACAGAGGCTGTTGGGGATTCTGGCTGTGCCAGAGGGGcctgtggggggagaggaaggtcGAGAAAGGAAGAAGGTTAGAGATGAGCCATCTCACGTGGGTTCGACAAAGGTAGACCATCCCAGCCCACAGGCTGCTGTGTTGGGATCTCACTGTCCCATCCAGGATGCCTTTTTGGTGAGCTCAGGTTGCTGGTAGCCTGGAACTCCGAGGCAGGGATTTTGGGCAAGGTGCAGATGCCCACAGCCCCGGGGCCTCTGCACATTTTAGAATCACCATGCCCAGACTCTGCCCTTCTAGCCCTGAGGAGGCTGGTCTACGACCAGACCCAGGTCCTGGCCGGCCTCTGTAGACTTAGAGGCCTTCTGGTAAGGATGACACTTCACCTGCGCCTGTAGGTGTCTCTCCTACAAAGGTGTCTTACCTGTTTACTACAGGCAGGGGACAGACACTTTGTCCTTACCTTAGAACAAATACCCCCTtagcagttcaggtcatgaccaaTCTCTTTACTCTAGGGGTTCCTTTCTCGGATTGGCAATGTGGTGTGCTAAACTGAGGATTCTGAAACGGGACCTGGGCTTAGCAGGAAAAACGTTAGCGTTCCCAGAAAAGGTCTCGGGTGTGAGGAGGGGGCATCTCTGTGAACACCTTGGATAAGGCCCACTGTCAGGAAGGCAAGGCAGGTATGGACACCTGGTCCAGGACTATGGGGTAGGTGGGGAGCCTGAGAAAGGAGATGAATGCATGCAGAGGACCTTGTGGGAGATTCCTCCTTGTgtgaggagagagaattctgacAGCATCATTGGGTGAAGACCAGGGATCTCACACTAGCAGCTGAGTGGCAGGAACTGGTGCCCACCTCTGAATGGGCTTTTCCTGTCCTTCAGGAGAGGAGCCTTGGAGAAGGCCCCATTGTTCCCTCATTTCAgttttgtcccctcccttcccaagCAGGTCCAAGACACCTCCTGCAATCAGATCACCCAGAAGAATCAGGAACCAGCCCTCCCCACTTTATATTCTGAAATTCCTTCCTGTTCCCACTCTTTCCTGGGTCTGGAAAGAGCTAGAGGTCTCAACAGGATTTGTCAGTGACACAAAAGGGCAGAAGCTCAGGGGTTTGGCCCAGGAAAGGGAGGTGTGCTTGGTGCTGGGAGAGCCCACTGTTTGGCACCCAGTGAGCAAGGAACAGTGGGTCAAATGCCCTGAGGCTGGAAGTGTTCTTGCCAGGCCCTGCATCTGACACGGGGGCCACCATGGCTTGGCAGGGAGCCCTGCTCATTGCCTTGCAGAGCTGTGTCCTAGCCCAAGAGCCTCCTGATTTCTAGATCTACAGCTGCTGCCTTCACACCATATGTGTGTGCTGGGAAAGAACACCCACAGCAACAGTGGTAGAATCCAGGCAGTTGACCGGTCATTGTAGAGGTTAAGAGTCAGGACTCGAGCCAGACTGCCACCAGCTGTCCCTTGTGTCCTCAGTAAAATGCGATATCAGTACCTGCCTCCAGAAGACCTATGAAGATGACATACAGGTAAAGGCTGATGTATGAAAACATCCTGAACAGTGCCTGGCCTGTCCTGGCTACTGACTCTGTGTCAGGCACCACCTTACTTCTTTCCTCATGTCACTCCTTAAATACTGTAGTTTATGAGCTCCACTTCATAGCCAAGTATACTGATGTCTGAGGAGGACCAATTTGTAAGCTCTATCTCTTTTTTATAAATCCCTTTCTTGGAGGGCTCACTACTGAGGTAACAAAAACATCAATCAGAGTGAATCGTGCTTAGCATGTGGAAGGGGGGACAGAGCAGACCCTCCCTGGGGGGTCTTCTTTTCCCACCGCCTCCTGGAGGACAGAAGGAGGGGGCGCTGAGGAATTGCGCGCTCTCGGTTGCCTGGCTTTTCCAAGGACCCACACACAGTTTATAATTAATTCCGCTCCGCCGCAGCACATCGTGTTCCGATGTTGGCAGAGATAGTTTTGTGTTGCGACTTGCCTACAGTTTGTTTTCTGAGTGGGTGTGTTTATTCCTTTgcttctggagaaaataaaaggacaaaaaaaaaaaaaaaaaaaaaacactcgaAACCACAACTCGCATACAAAACCAAACATCCCCTAACCGAGGTGCGCGCCTACGTATAGGCACGCaagcacgcgtgcacacacgcatCAGGTAAACCCGAAACACTTCTGGCTGGGCCGGGCGCGGCCGGGGGTGGGAGACCGGGAGGGAGTAGGtgagccctgccccctccaggtTTGTAGGGTGGGCCCTCCCGCCCGCGCCGGCGGCCAGTGAGAGGCCAGGACCCAGACAGCTGGTGAGGTCCGGGCGCACGCCAGGCTCACCCGGGTCTCCGAGGGGATCCGGATCCACGTCACGTTCATGTAGCTGTGCAGAAGGTTCAGCTTGGCTTCTAGCGACAGGATCAGGCTGGCGAAAGAAAACACAGAGTGAAACGCGTCCCTGCCGGCCCGCGCTCGCCCGCACGCACCCCGCCCGCAGGCACGCCAGCTGTCCCAGGAGGAGCAAGGGCGGCCCGGCCCACGCCGGGAAACCGGCGACAGCCGGCCCTTTAGGgcgttgggggaggggcacagggtaGGGGCTCACTGGGCCAGCCGGGCGTTATCGTTGTCGTCTTTGCCCCACTCCCAGTCCTTCCCGGGGTCCACTGCAAAGTGCAGAGGCAGCAGCTTGTGCTCCGAATCCGTCAGAGGGATCACGgctggaacagaagagagagacgCGGTGCCAGGTGGCCCCCGGGCGGGCCGagaggctccaggccccagcaACCCCCAGGAAGCCAGGAAAGGGAGTTCCAAGACCAGGTGTCTCCTTAATTAAGGAAACCGAATGGAGACTCACAGTGCCATCTGTGCCAGCAGGAGCGTTAAGACCACAGGTGTCAAAATCACTAGTGATAGTTTAAAATACTTCGTGTTTATTGTGGACCTTGAAGAGCAGTTGGAGACCTCACCTGGACTCTGCTGACTATTGGGGTCTGTCAGAAGGCAGGTACCCCGGTTGGGCAGCAGACGATAAAACCTATTACTGCTTCTGTTATTTCTGAGGAGGGACCCAAGCAAATTAAACAAGTAAGGTTGTTGGTTACCTCTCAGTGTGCAAATTAGACAAGTAAGGTCTGCTTGCCAATCTGTTCCTTTGTGAACTCATTCAATTAAATCTGTCAGTTCAAGGAATGGATGGGGGGCGGGGAACCCAAGGATCTCGTGGCTCCTGGCCAGGGGGAGCTCACAGGTAACAATCTCATGTCAGGTGGTGGTGAGTACCCTGAAGAGTAAACAGCAGACTGAGGGGAGCTAAGGCAAGCCTTTCTAGGGCAAGCCTTTCTGAGGAAATAAGGTAGGTGTAGGCGTGTAGGCAGAAACTGCAGCGAGGAGAGACTCGCCCTCACCGAGGGATCCATTCATCACAAACACTCCCGAGTGAAACGCCCAGCTGGGGGAAGTCTTGGCCCATCTCAGGCTGGGGCGGAGTGGGGGTGTTCACAGGTTTGCCTGGATCTGCTAGAAGCTTCTGAGCTGCTGTGGGACCCAGTGCCCAGTGAGAACAGCTTGCTCCTCCCCTGGATTTACCCTACCTCTGCCTCCTTGCTGCTCTGCTCCCGCCCCCATACTGGTCATGAGCCTGGTGTCATTTCCCATGATTCATGGCAAGGGTGCCACGgcaagaacaaaaagacaaataagtaaataaaatctatgaCTGAATACCATTAATAGTTGACTTTCTAATAAAAAATTGCAAACATTGACTCACTGCTGCCCTCCAGTGTTGCTGAAGAGAAAACGTGAGCACAAATGATCCTCCACCCCCAGATAAAGCAAACACAGCTTTGCTGGGGGACCGGGGTGGAGGGGTGACGGCATTCTGTTTAAAGTGGCTAGAGACTGGAAGTATTGTGTTCTGGTTTGGTTGGTCAAGGACAGCTTGGTGTGCCCCAGCTACAGGCCACCGGGTTCTGCCTTGACATGGCCGTCACACACAGGGTGCTCCTCCCAGGGCTCAGCTGCAGGGGAGTCACACTCAGGGAGGGCTGCAGTGCCCGTCCCATGGTTCCATGACTCAACACGAAAGCAGAGATGGAGTTGGCCTAGCTTCCCATCcactgggctggggtgggggtggtagtgGATCCCTCTGTAGACACTCGCTAGGGTACTGCACCTCCCTAGAGTGCTTGGTAAAGGCACTGATTCCAGGCCCCCATGCAGATGGCCAAACCAGTGTCCAGTAAAAAGACCCAAGGACTATATTTTAAGTAAGCATCCTCTGTGGTTcttaaaatcatacaaatatggaaaatattgtTCCAGAACAATAATCTGTTTGAAGTAGTTACTGTGGATAGGACTTGGGCAATTTGGGACTGGCTGTCCACTCCTTTCTCAGGGGAGAAGTGCAGTTGGGAGATGTCTGCCCAGCCATGGCTACAattcccagcccccagcactTAGGAGGGAATAGGTGCTGAGTTGCACCCATGGCATGAGAGCAGAAACACTATGGGAAGTGCTGGGCAATGTGGTTAGGTGTGGGCAGCGTTCtctccacacccccacaccctcaTCCTCCTGTATGCTGAAACTTGGTGCTACAAGATGGCTGGGTGAGCTCCTGACTCCCCACTTGCCAATCAGGAACACCtattttagactttatttgcAGGAGAACCACACTTCTCTCCCTATGATTTTGGTTTATGTCAGATAAAACAGCTAAAGATCCACATGCCCCTCAGCCTCTACTCCCTATCACTTTCCTACCAGGGCTCCTGGAAATTTGTACCCTTAATGGCTGGACTGGAACTGACTCCATGCGCTGCCCCCTGCTGGGCAGACAGTTGGACTCACCTGAAGGTGCTAGAGCCT
The sequence above is a segment of the Panthera leo isolate Ple1 chromosome B3, P.leo_Ple1_pat1.1, whole genome shotgun sequence genome. Coding sequences within it:
- the OTUD7A gene encoding OTU domain-containing protein 7A, whose translation is MVSSLLPNPTSAECWAALLHDPMTLDMDAVLSDFVRSTGAEPGLARDLLEGKNWDLTAALSDYEQLRQVHTANLPHVFNEGRCPKQPERELPQPGHKVERPCLQRQDDIAQEKRLSRGISHASSAIVSLARSHVASECNNEQFPLEMPIYTFQLPDLSVYSEDFRSFIERDLIEQATMVALEQAGRLNWWSTVCTSCKRLLPLATTGDGNCLLHAASLGMWGFHDRDLVLRKALYTMMRTGAEREALKRRWRWQQTQQNKESGLVYTEEEWEREWTELLKLASSEPRTHFSKNGGTGGGVDNSEDPVYESLEEFHVFVLAHILRRPIVVVADTMLRDSGGEAFAPIPFGGIYLPLEVPPNRCHCSPLVLAYDQAHFSALVSMEQRDQQREQAVIPLTDSEHKLLPLHFAVDPGKDWEWGKDDNDNARLAHLILSLEAKLNLLHSYMNVTWIRIPSETRAPLAQPESPTASVGEDVQSLADSLDSDRDSVCSNSNSNNGKNGKDKEKEKQRKEKDKTRADSVANKLGSFSKTLGIKLKKNMGGLGGLVHGKMGRANSANGKNGDAPERSKEKKTKSRKGSKEESGASASTSPSEKTTPSPTDKAAGASPAEKGGGQRGDAWKYSTDVKLSLNILRAAMQGERKFIFAGLLLTSHRHQFHEEMIGYYLTSAQERFSAEQEQRRRDAAAAAASTAKRPPRRPETEGAPGSERASPGPPAGPPTQLVLKLKERPSPGPAAGTRAARAAAGGAASPGPGGGGGGGGGGARRAGASGPLPGRSPPAPARQSVIHVQSAGARDEACAPTVGALRPCATYPQQNRSLSSQSYSPARAAALRTVNTVESLARAVPGALPGVAGAAGTAEHKSQTYTNGFGAARDGLEFADADAPAARSNGECGRGGPGLAQRRCQRENCAFYGRAETEHYCSYCYREELRRRREARGARP